A window of Elusimicrobiota bacterium contains these coding sequences:
- the hprK gene encoding HPr(Ser) kinase/phosphatase — translation MEKSITIRNIFENKETEYALEIISGEEGLDRKIVVPEINRMGLVLTGFFDYFPYQRLQIMGLCEITYLKSHTVSKDVFKKIFSYEIPAIMVTRNLDVPSEFLKLSVEHKIPIIRSVMETGRLSTELTLYLESVLAPSVIKHGVLVNVSGMGVLIFGDSSIGKSECALELIKRGHILVADDVVEIKRYSSEILIGFGEELIRHHMEIRGVGIIDIRNLFGIFAVMDSIKIELVVQLEQWTGEKEYDRLGLDEKYTEILGVRIPEVTIPVRPGRNTAAIIEVAAMNQRLKLRGYHAAQDLNERLIKMMKDKKE, via the coding sequence ATGGAAAAAAGTATTACCATAAGAAACATTTTTGAAAATAAAGAAACAGAATACGCGCTCGAGATTATTTCAGGAGAAGAAGGGCTTGACAGGAAAATCGTTGTGCCTGAGATAAATCGTATGGGGCTCGTATTAACCGGGTTTTTTGATTATTTCCCTTATCAGCGGCTTCAAATAATGGGTTTATGCGAGATAACATATTTGAAATCACACACGGTAAGTAAGGATGTTTTCAAAAAAATCTTTTCATATGAGATTCCGGCAATAATGGTAACAAGGAATCTTGACGTTCCGTCAGAATTTTTAAAATTATCAGTTGAACACAAAATACCTATTATTAGATCGGTTATGGAAACCGGCAGGTTATCGACAGAATTAACATTATATCTTGAAAGTGTACTTGCCCCGTCTGTTATCAAACACGGTGTTTTGGTTAATGTATCCGGTATGGGTGTTTTGATTTTTGGTGATTCTTCCATTGGTAAATCTGAATGCGCTTTGGAACTTATAAAAAGAGGGCATATACTTGTTGCCGATGACGTTGTTGAAATTAAAAGATATTCCAGCGAAATACTTATTGGATTTGGTGAAGAACTTATTAGGCACCATATGGAAATAAGAGGTGTCGGAATTATTGACATAAGAAATCTTTTCGGAATTTTTGCAGTTATGGATTCAATAAAAATTGAATTAGTTGTTCAACTTGAACAATGGACAGGCGAAAAAGAATATGATCGTCTCGGACTTGACGAAAAATACACCGAAATACTCGGTGTTCGTATTCCGGAAGTAACCATACCTGTCAGGCCGGGTAGAAATACTGCTGCTATTATTGAAGTTGCTGCTATGAATCAGCGTCTTAAGCTGAGAGGTTATCATGCCGCCCAGGATTTAAATGAACGGCTTATTAAAATGATGAAAGATAAAAAGGAATAA